The following proteins come from a genomic window of Acinetobacter baumannii:
- the merR gene encoding Hg(II)-responsive transcriptional regulator produces the protein MQINFENLTIGVFAKAAGVNVETIRFYQRKGLLPEPDKPYGSIRRYGEADVVRVKFVKSAQRLGFSLDEIAELLRLDDGTHCEEASSLAEHKLKDVREKMADLARMETVLSELVCACHARMGNVSCPLIASLQGEAGLARSAMP, from the coding sequence ATGCAAATTAATTTTGAGAATCTGACCATTGGCGTTTTTGCCAAGGCGGCCGGGGTCAATGTGGAGACCATCCGGTTCTACCAGCGCAAGGGCCTGCTGCCGGAGCCAGACAAGCCCTATGGCAGCATTCGCCGCTATGGGGAGGCGGACGTGGTTCGGGTGAAATTCGTGAAATCGGCACAGCGGCTGGGGTTCAGTCTGGACGAGATTGCCGAGCTGTTGCGGCTCGACGATGGCACCCACTGCGAGGAGGCCAGCAGCCTGGCCGAACACAAGCTCAAGGACGTGCGCGAGAAGATGGCCGACTTGGCGCGCATGGAAACCGTGCTGTCTGAACTCGTGTGCGCCTGCCATGCACGAATGGGGAATGTTTCCTGCCCGTTGATCGCGTCACTACAGGGCGAAGCAGGCCTGGCAAGGTCAGCTATGCCTTAG
- the merT gene encoding mercuric ion transporter MerT: MSEPQNGRGALFAGGLAAILASACCLGPLVLIALGFSGAWIGNLTVLEPYRPIFIGAALVALFFAWRRIVRPTAACKPGEVCAIPQVRTTYKLIFWFVAVLVLVALGFPYVMPFFY, from the coding sequence ATGTCTGAACCACAAAACGGGCGCGGCGCGCTCTTCGCCGGTGGGCTGGCCGCCATTCTTGCGTCGGCCTGCTGCCTGGGGCCGCTGGTTTTGATCGCCTTGGGGTTCAGCGGGGCATGGATCGGCAACCTGACGGTATTGGAGCCGTATCGGCCGATCTTCATCGGCGCGGCGCTGGTTGCACTGTTCTTTGCCTGGCGGCGCATCGTCCGACCGACCGCAGCCTGCAAGCCGGGCGAGGTGTGCGCGATTCCGCAAGTGCGCACCACCTACAAGCTCATTTTCTGGTTCGTCGCCGTGTTGGTCTTGGTCGCGCTTGGTTTTCCCTACGTCATGCCATTTTTCTACTAA
- the merP gene encoding mercury resistance system periplasmic binding protein MerP: protein MKKLFASLALAAFVAPVFAATQTVTLSVPGMTCASCPITVKHALSKVEGVSKTDVSFDKRQAVVTFDDAKTNVQKLTKATEDAGYPSSLKR from the coding sequence ATGAAAAAGCTGTTTGCCTCCCTCGCTCTCGCCGCTTTCGTTGCCCCCGTGTTCGCCGCCACTCAGACCGTAACGCTGTCCGTGCCTGGCATGACCTGCGCCTCTTGCCCGATCACTGTCAAGCACGCGCTTTCCAAGGTTGAGGGCGTGAGCAAGACCGACGTAAGTTTCGACAAGCGCCAGGCCGTCGTCACCTTCGACGATGCCAAGACCAACGTCCAGAAGTTGACCAAGGCGACCGAGGACGCGGGCTATCCGTCCAGCCTCAAACGCTGA
- the merC gene encoding organomercurial transporter MerC, giving the protein MGLITRIAGKTGALGSVVSAMGCAACFPAIASFGAAIGLGFLSQYEGLFIGILLPMFAGIALLANAIAWLNHRQWRRTALGTIGPILVLAAVFLMRAYGWQSGGLLYVGLALMVGVSVWDFISPAHRRCGPDSCELPEQRG; this is encoded by the coding sequence ATGGGACTCATCACGCGCATCGCTGGCAAAACCGGCGCGCTCGGCAGCGTCGTTTCCGCGATGGGCTGCGCCGCCTGTTTTCCTGCCATCGCCAGCTTTGGCGCGGCCATCGGACTGGGCTTCTTGAGCCAGTACGAGGGGCTATTCATTGGCATCCTGCTGCCGATGTTCGCCGGCATCGCGTTACTCGCCAATGCTATCGCTTGGCTCAATCATCGACAGTGGCGACGCACGGCGCTCGGCACGATAGGCCCGATCTTGGTGCTGGCAGCGGTGTTTTTAATGCGGGCTTACGGCTGGCAGAGCGGTGGACTGCTCTATGTCGGCCTGGCCTTGATGGTTGGGGTGTCGGTCTGGGATTTCATCTCGCCAGCACATCGCCGCTGCGGGCCGGACAGCTGTGAATTGCCAGAACAACGTGGCTGA
- the merA gene encoding mercury(II) reductase, with protein MTTLKITGMTCDSCAAHVKEALEKVPGVQSALVSYPKGTAQLAIEAGTSSDALTTAVAGLGYEATLADAPPTDNRAGLLDKMRGWIGAADKPSGNERPLQVVVIGSGGAAMAAALKAVEQGAQVTLIERGTIGGTCVNVGCVPSKIMIRAAHIAHLRRESPFDGGIAATVPTIDRSKLLAQQQARVDELRHAKYEGILGGNPAITVVHGEARFKDDQSLTVRLNEGGERVVMFDRCLVATGASPAVPPIPGLKESPYWTSTEALASDTIPERLAVIGSSVVALELAQAFARLGSKVTVLARNTLFFREDPAIGEAVTAAFRAEGIEVLEHTQASQVAHMDGEFVLTTTHGELRADKLLVATGRTPNTRSLALDAAGVTVNAQGAIVIDQGMRTSNPNIYAAGDCTDQPQFVYVAAAAGTRAAINMTGGDAALNLTAMPAVVFTDPQVATVGYSEAEAHHDGIETDSRTLTLDNVPRALANFDTRGFIKLVIEEGSGRLIGVQAVAPEAGELIQTAVLAIRNRMTVQELADQLFPYLTMVEGLKLAAQTFNKDVKQLSCCAG; from the coding sequence ATGACCACCCTGAAAATCACCGGGATGACCTGCGACTCGTGCGCGGCTCACGTCAAGGAAGCCTTGGAGAAAGTGCCCGGCGTGCAATCGGCGCTGGTGTCCTATCCGAAGGGCACAGCGCAACTCGCCATTGAGGCGGGCACGTCATCGGATGCGCTGACTACCGCCGTGGCCGGACTGGGCTACGAGGCAACGCTTGCCGATGCGCCACCGACGGACAACCGCGCCGGCCTGCTCGACAAGATGCGCGGCTGGATAGGGGCCGCTGATAAGCCCAGTGGCAACGAACGCCCGTTGCAGGTCGTCGTCATTGGTAGCGGTGGCGCGGCAATGGCGGCAGCACTGAAGGCCGTCGAGCAAGGCGCGCAGGTCACGCTGATCGAGCGCGGCACCATCGGCGGCACCTGCGTCAATGTCGGCTGTGTGCCGTCCAAGATCATGATCCGCGCCGCCCACATCGCCCATCTGCGCCGGGAAAGCCCGTTCGATGGCGGTATTGCGGCAACTGTGCCTACGATTGACCGCAGTAAGCTGCTGGCCCAGCAGCAGGCCCGCGTCGACGAACTGCGGCACGCCAAGTACGAAGGCATCCTGGGCGGTAATCCGGCCATCACCGTTGTGCACGGTGAGGCGCGCTTCAAGGACGACCAGAGCCTTACCGTCCGTTTGAACGAGGGTGGCGAGCGCGTCGTGATGTTCGACCGCTGCCTGGTCGCCACGGGTGCCAGCCCGGCGGTCCCGCCGATTCCGGGCTTGAAAGAGTCACCCTACTGGACTTCCACCGAGGCCCTGGCGAGCGACACCATTCCCGAACGCCTTGCCGTAATCGGCTCGTCGGTGGTGGCGCTGGAGCTGGCGCAAGCCTTTGCCCGGCTGGGCAGCAAGGTCACGGTCCTGGCGCGCAATACCTTGTTCTTCCGTGAAGACCCGGCCATCGGCGAGGCGGTGACAGCCGCTTTCCGTGCCGAGGGCATCGAGGTGCTGGAGCACACGCAAGCCAGCCAGGTCGCCCATATGGACGGTGAATTCGTGCTGACCACCACGCACGGTGAATTGCGCGCCGACAAACTGCTGGTTGCCACCGGTCGGACACCGAACACGCGCAGCCTCGCGCTGGACGCAGCGGGGGTCACTGTCAATGCGCAAGGTGCCATCGTCATCGACCAAGGCATGCGCACGAGCAACCCGAACATCTACGCGGCCGGCGACTGCACCGACCAGCCGCAGTTCGTCTATGTGGCGGCAGCGGCCGGCACCCGTGCCGCGATCAACATGACCGGCGGCGACGCAGCCCTCAATCTGACCGCGATGCCGGCAGTGGTGTTCACCGACCCGCAAGTCGCCACCGTGGGCTACAGCGAGGCGGAAGCGCACCACGATGGCATCGAGACCGACAGTCGCACGCTGACACTCGACAACGTTCCGCGAGCGCTTGCCAACTTCGACACACGCGGCTTCATCAAGCTGGTCATCGAGGAAGGTAGCGGACGGCTCATCGGCGTGCAGGCGGTGGCCCCGGAAGCGGGCGAACTGATCCAGACGGCGGTGCTCGCCATCCGCAACCGCATGACGGTGCAGGAACTGGCTGACCAGTTGTTCCCCTACCTGACAATGGTCGAGGGGTTGAAGCTTGCGGCGCAGACCTTCAACAAGGACGTGAAGCAGCTTTCCTGCTGCGCTGGATAA
- a CDS encoding putative adenosine monophosphate-protein transferase Fic yields MDKYGEMDDSIYCYPDSDVLKNKLNIQDAEILQQAELELTEYASTRIEYAEPPYDLKYLQSIHFQLFSDLYAWAGELRQVDIAKGDTRFCTFPRIEIEANKLFKQLEQQNYFQGLAKPALIQKIADFYCEVNVIHPFREGNGRTQRIFFEHLLAHCGYGVQWSKINNKEVWIQANIDGFNCRLDGLIAIFEACIITPE; encoded by the coding sequence ATGGATAAATATGGTGAAATGGATGACAGCATTTACTGTTACCCCGACTCGGACGTCCTCAAAAACAAACTGAACATTCAGGATGCTGAAATTCTGCAACAGGCAGAACTGGAGTTGACTGAGTATGCCAGCACACGAATTGAGTATGCGGAGCCACCTTACGATCTCAAATACCTGCAATCCATTCACTTTCAGCTCTTTTCAGACCTGTATGCCTGGGCAGGTGAACTAAGACAAGTGGATATTGCCAAAGGCGATACCCGCTTTTGTACCTTCCCGCGTATTGAAATTGAAGCCAATAAGCTCTTCAAGCAACTTGAGCAGCAGAACTATTTTCAAGGTTTAGCCAAACCAGCACTTATCCAAAAAATTGCCGATTTTTATTGTGAAGTCAACGTGATTCACCCATTTCGTGAAGGCAATGGACGCACCCAGCGTATCTTCTTTGAACACCTACTTGCTCACTGCGGCTATGGGGTACAGTGGAGTAAAATTAACAATAAGGAAGTATGGATTCAGGCCAATATTGATGGATTCAACTGCCGACTAGATGGACTGATCGCTATTTTTGAAGCCTGCATTATCACTCCTGAATAA
- a CDS encoding YhfG family protein, which produces MLNTLEQKKKYIQATRLQNYQASLKLEGINPSSTAPALSKAQILQKYKKFSQTSES; this is translated from the coding sequence ATGCTAAACACTCTCGAACAGAAAAAAAAATATATCCAAGCTACGCGCTTGCAGAATTATCAAGCCAGTTTAAAGCTGGAAGGCATTAACCCGTCCTCAACCGCACCGGCACTAAGTAAAGCTCAGATTCTACAGAAATATAAGAAATTCTCACAGACCTCGGAATCGTGA
- a CDS encoding type I restriction-modification system subunit M, producing MTNNNFSQIASFIWSVANLLRGDFKQSQYGRIILPFTLLRRLECVLEESKAAVLAEHEKVSKLNLPEEAQEKLLLRATNGLAFFNTSPMDLSKMGQSDIKANLSTYVQSFSKDAREIFEYFNFIEFAGLLDDANLLYKVVQKFATTDLSPKNVSNHDMGLVFEELIRRFAEGSNETAGEHFTPRDIVRLTTALVFMEDDDVLTKDGIIRTIYDPTAGTGGFLSSGMEYLHELNPNAVMRAFGQELNPESYAICKADMLIKGQDVSRIKLGNTLSNDQLAVDQFDYMLSNPPFGVDWKKIEQDIKDEHEHKGFDGRFGAGLPRVSDGSLLFLMHLISKMRDASSSESGSRIGIILNGSPLFTGSAGSGESEIRRYILEADLLEAIIALPNDMFYNTGIATYIWVLSNKKAAERKGKVQLINASNLSTKMRKSLGSKRNYLTENEIATITQNYGAFVAVDTLANDGETEQQKPFASKIFDNHEFGYRRVTIERPLRLSAQITDSAIAALRFAPKPFNAVMQSIDAQLGTAFGTAWTAESYGQLQDVALEVRAMIKAEFPELKEKDIKEVLDSKIWLFQKALMEKAEALQEVIGTEQFDDFNQFDEVLKKALKQADIKLDAKEKKQLLDAITWKNPEAEPVINKVLKQAENPLYGQFSYQGKVVEFVQDGDLRDAENIALNPKVSTTELIEDYFKREVQPHVADAWINADKRDEKDGEIGIVGYEIPFNRHFYVYEPPRDLSEIDADLDAVSAEIMQLLQEVHS from the coding sequence ATGACCAACAATAACTTTTCTCAAATCGCTTCTTTCATCTGGTCGGTTGCCAACCTGCTGCGTGGTGACTTCAAACAATCGCAATACGGTCGCATCATTCTGCCATTTACCTTGTTACGTCGTTTGGAATGTGTACTGGAAGAAAGCAAGGCTGCGGTACTGGCAGAACATGAAAAAGTCTCCAAGCTGAATCTGCCAGAAGAAGCTCAAGAAAAGTTATTGCTGCGTGCCACCAACGGTCTAGCCTTCTTTAATACCTCCCCAATGGATCTTAGCAAAATGGGGCAGAGTGATATCAAGGCCAACTTAAGCACCTATGTGCAAAGTTTCTCTAAAGATGCCCGTGAGATATTTGAATACTTTAACTTCATCGAATTTGCGGGCTTACTCGATGATGCCAACCTTTTGTATAAAGTCGTGCAAAAGTTTGCTACCACGGATCTGAGTCCAAAGAACGTATCCAACCATGACATGGGCTTGGTGTTTGAAGAACTGATCCGTCGTTTTGCCGAAGGTTCTAATGAAACCGCAGGGGAACACTTTACCCCGCGTGACATCGTGCGTCTGACCACGGCACTGGTGTTTATGGAAGATGATGACGTCCTGACTAAAGACGGCATTATCCGTACCATTTACGATCCTACTGCGGGAACAGGCGGCTTCCTGTCTTCAGGCATGGAATATTTGCATGAGCTGAACCCGAATGCGGTGATGCGTGCGTTTGGTCAGGAACTCAATCCGGAATCCTATGCCATCTGTAAAGCCGACATGCTGATCAAAGGCCAGGACGTGAGCCGGATTAAACTCGGCAACACGCTGTCGAATGACCAGCTTGCTGTGGATCAGTTTGACTACATGCTGTCGAATCCACCCTTTGGCGTGGACTGGAAAAAGATCGAACAGGACATCAAGGACGAACATGAACACAAGGGCTTTGATGGTCGTTTCGGTGCAGGCTTGCCACGTGTGTCCGATGGTTCACTATTATTCCTGATGCACCTGATCAGCAAGATGCGTGATGCCAGTAGTAGCGAGAGTGGCAGCCGCATCGGGATTATCCTGAATGGTTCACCATTGTTTACTGGCAGTGCAGGCAGTGGCGAAAGTGAGATCCGTCGCTATATTTTAGAAGCCGACTTGCTGGAAGCCATTATTGCCCTACCCAACGACATGTTCTACAACACCGGGATTGCCACCTATATCTGGGTACTCAGCAATAAAAAAGCCGCTGAACGTAAAGGCAAGGTACAGCTGATCAATGCCTCAAACCTGAGTACCAAAATGCGTAAGTCGCTGGGTTCAAAGCGTAACTATCTGACTGAAAATGAAATTGCCACCATTACCCAGAACTATGGTGCATTTGTCGCAGTAGATACTTTGGCAAATGATGGCGAAACCGAACAGCAAAAACCATTCGCCAGCAAGATTTTTGATAACCATGAATTTGGCTATCGTCGCGTGACCATTGAACGTCCATTACGCTTGTCTGCACAGATCACGGATAGCGCGATTGCTGCATTACGCTTTGCGCCGAAACCGTTTAATGCCGTGATGCAAAGCATCGATGCGCAATTGGGCACAGCCTTTGGTACAGCATGGACAGCTGAAAGCTATGGTCAGTTGCAGGACGTGGCGCTTGAGGTGCGTGCCATGATTAAAGCGGAATTCCCTGAGCTAAAAGAAAAAGACATTAAAGAGGTACTGGACAGCAAAATCTGGCTATTCCAGAAAGCCCTGATGGAAAAAGCCGAGGCGTTACAAGAGGTGATTGGCACTGAGCAGTTTGATGATTTTAACCAGTTTGATGAAGTGCTGAAAAAAGCCCTCAAGCAGGCCGACATCAAGCTGGATGCCAAAGAGAAGAAACAGCTGTTAGATGCCATTACCTGGAAGAATCCGGAAGCGGAACCGGTGATTAACAAGGTGCTGAAACAGGCAGAAAACCCGCTGTATGGCCAGTTCAGCTACCAGGGCAAAGTGGTCGAGTTTGTGCAGGATGGAGATTTGCGTGATGCCGAGAACATTGCACTGAATCCAAAAGTCAGCACCACAGAACTGATTGAAGACTACTTTAAACGTGAAGTACAGCCACACGTGGCCGATGCCTGGATCAATGCCGACAAGCGTGACGAGAAAGATGGCGAGATTGGTATTGTGGGTTATGAAATTCCGTTTAACCGTCATTTTTATGTGTATGAACCGCCACGTGATTTAAGCGAGATTGATGCCGATCTGGATGCGGTGAGTGCCGAGATTATGCAGCTGCTCCAAGAGGTGCATTCGTAA